ATGCCAAGGTCCATTGTCAGTCTCCTCCTGTGCCAAAAATCAGTTTCCTGCTGCCTTCACATTCCTGTGATATGCGCTACCCGCGCGATTGCATTCGTTAACAGTATAGCGAATTCCAAAGCACAAAGGGCCCGAAACGGGCCCTTTGTGCATGGGGACTGAAGATGATGTCGTTCCTTTTACCGTGATTTACGAGCCAAATGCGGCACATTTGCACGGTGAATCTGACGCCACGGAATGGGAAAACCCTTGGAGTGCTCAAATTCCAGGTTCTTATTGTCTACCACAGCCTCAAAGTGATCATTGTTCTTTAAGGCACCGACAAAAGTAAAGTTGTCATTGTGGTTCTCCGTGTGCTGGTTTGACATGGAACTTCACCCCCGTCGTAGGTTTCCCCTATTTTCAGCAGCGCCATTCCAGATACGACGAGTTGATTCAAATTCAAACCCGAGGTTCATGTTTACAAGCCGGATTCCAGCATGCACAGCTCGACGAAATTGCGAAAAAAACTCAGCCGTTGACGCGTTCCCGCAACCAGGTGTTCAACTCTGCGATTGGAATACGAACCTGACTCATAGAGTCCCGGTCACGAATTGTGACAGACTTGTCTTCCTCAGACTGAAAATCGTACGTGATACAGTAAGGTGTACCAATTTCGTCATGCCGACGATACCTCTTACCAATAGACCCGGAGTCATCATAATCAACGCGGAACTCTGCGGCCAGTTGCTGATAAATGGCCTCTGCACCTTCCCCAAGCTTCTTCGACAGCGGGAAAACTGCCGCCTTGAATGGAGCCAATGCAGGATGGAAGTGCAGTACCGTGCGCACGTCGCCGCCCTCAAGAGTCTGTTCTTCATAAGCATCAGCGAATACGGCGAGCAGCAATCGGTCCACACCAATCGAGGGTTCAATGACAAAGGGAATAAACGGTTCCTTTCCTTCCTCTTCAATCGTAAAGTCCTGATGGGCATGGGTCGCGTGCTGTGTCAAGTCATAATTGGTGCGGTTCGCGACACCCAGTAATTCTCCCCAACCGAATGGAAATTGATATTCCACGTCCGTTGTCGCCTTACTGTAATGAGACAATTGGGCTTGCTCGTGGTCGCGTAGTCGCAAGTTCTCCTCGCGCAGTCCGATGGACAGTACCCACTCGTGACAAAGATGACGCCAGTGCTCGAACCACTCCATGTCCGTGCCCGGTTCACAGAAAAACTCCAGTTCCATCTGTTCAAACTCTCGCGTCCTGAAAATGAAATTACCAGGTGTAATTTCATTGCGAAAACTCTTGCCAATCTGGCCAATACCAAATGGAAGCCGTTTACGCATTGTGCGCATTACGTGCTTAAAATTGACAAAGATACCTTGCGCAGTTTCAGGACGCAGGTAAATTTCATTGACAGCATCGTCAGTAACACCTTGGTGCGTTTTAAACATCATGTTAAACTGACGCACGTTCGTAAAGTCTGTGCTCCCACATTCCGGACATTTGACATGGTATTCCTGAAGTAACTCTTCCATTTTTGAGAATGGCAATCCATCGACAACCATCTCGACTCCCTGTGCCTCAAGGGCTGTCTCAATTAGTTTGTCTGCACGATGCCTTGCTTTACACTGTCGGCAGTCGACCATCGGGTCGTTAAAGTTCCCCACGTGGCCCGAAGCAACCCAAACATCACGATTCATGAGAATTGCCGTGTCCAGACCGACGTTCATCGGTGTCTGCTGGATGAATCGCCGCCACCAAGCTCGTTTAATGTTGTTCTTCAACTCTGACCCTAGTGGCCCGTAGTCCCAAGTGTTTGCGAGTCCTCCATAAATATCTGAACCGGGAAATATGAAACCCCGGTGCTTTGCAAGTGCCACAAGTTGCTCCATCGTCACTGCCATGTTAAATTCCTCCGTTTACTATAAGGGCGACAACACGGCCCTTCCGCCTGCGTGTCCCTCCGTCATATTGCAATATGTTATCACATGTTACGAAGAATTGAGATGTGTTGCCCTCGGAAATCGCGACGCAAAATTGAACCACGGTGAAACCTTGGTCCAACAGTGGCCGGACAGTTATAATGAAGGCAATCGCGAAAGCCATGCCAACACAATGACAGGAGGACCTCAATTTTTGAATTATCGAGCCGTATTCTTAGACATCGATGGAACTCTCGTTACGGACCGACAACTGGTCTCGAGCGCAGAGGAAGTGGTGCAGCGCCTGAAAGGCAAGGGTTACAAAGTTGCCCTTTGCACAGGCAGGTCAACCGTACACACCAATGGGGTAAAGCATCACTTGGGTATTGATAACGCAGTTTATTTTAATGGCGGCCTCGCGGTAATGCGCGATGACGTCACACTGTCCATGCCACTCGAGCAATCTACCGTCGAACGCATTCTCCAACTGACACGTGAACACCAGCAACCGCTCATTTTTCACACTCAGAATCGGACCCTGTCTCTTGAGGAGATTCCTGCGGAGTATCAACCGATTCTCGAATCGTACGAATTTCCTCCTATAGAGCGCACGACCGTAGAAGAAGTTCTGTCAGGGACAGTTGGTCAAATATACCAGGCAAATGTATTTACCACACGCGAATTTGACCGCACCTTTGGTGAGCGAATCCCTAAATGTCTGGTGTACCGCTGGAACCGAAATGCAATTGACCTGCAGAGACTCGGCTGTGACAAATCGATTGGTGCTCAAACACTCCTCGAAAAATGGAACATCCCTCCGGCACACGCGATTCACGTGGGAGACGGAGGCAATGACATCGGAATGTTCCAGGCTATGGGACTATCCATTGCAATGGGAAACGCGTCGGACGAAGTGAAGGCACATGCCAACGTCGTGACCGACCGAGCGGAAAATGACGGCGTCCTGAAGGCCCTTGAAAACCTTCGACTCATATAGAATGAGTCGATGGATGCCGCGTTCGCTCGGCAAGTCTCACATAGTGGCGCATCGTGCCGCAAAATCTCATTACCTAGAAAATGACGGCATTTTCAATGCAACCTGAATTTCACGCTGACTTAGCTGCCGTACACAACATTATCTTCCACGCGGTAATAGCAGTGTCTCCCCCGGTTGGATTTGCGCATCGCTCATGTGATTGAACTGCATGATTTGCAGAACAACCGTCCGGGTATCCACCCCGAACGTGTCTTCCTTTTGTGCAATACTCCAGAGCGTGTCTCCCTCATGTACCACATACGGTCTACCTGTCGTCTCCGCGCTTGCAATGCCGGCACTGTGGTGAAGTGCGGAGAACAATGCCCATGCCCACATGATGGCGAGAACAATGATAGCCATAGTCCGCCGCATAGACCTTGTTCGCATAGATATCGCCTTTGTGCTTGGCTTACCTTTAGTAAACCGATTTCTTACCCCTTCACCGTCCGCGTTTGTGAACCGATATGATTGGACCTGTGACGTACTTTCCATCAATCCTGACCCCACTCCTGACCCCACTCTTGAGCCCAATCCTGAACCCGTCCTATAACCGTTTGCTGTGCCAGAGTATGCTGCCTGCATAATTTCGCCCCCAACCGAACGTGTGTTCTCATGCTTGTAATCTATCATACGAACATACGTTCCGTCAACACCAAACCGAACACATGTTTGCTTTTCGTTCAAATCCATGTTATGGTAGAGCTACAAGACAGAGTTGAACGGAGGGGCTCCCGTGTCCGGTCTATCCCATCGACAAGAACAAATCCTACAATACATCCGCAGAAGTGTACGCGAACGGGGGTATCCCCCATCAGTTCGGGAGATTGGCGAAGCCGTTGGACTTGCATCCAGTTCAACAGTCCATGGCCACTTGGCACGGCTTCAAGCAAAAGGTTATTTGCGTCGAGACCCAACGAAGCCCCGTGCGATAGAGTTACTGGAAGATGCCTCAACTTCGGGGACAGAACGTCCGCTTGGAAAATCGTTCTCAGTGAATCGTGCTGACGCTCCGTATATGCTTGCTCCCATCGTCGGTAAAGTAACGGCCGGTCAGCCAATCACGGCGATAGAGCATATCGAGGAATACTTCCCGCTCCCGAAGTCTATGGCGCCTGAAGAAGACGTGTTTTTGCTTACCGTGCAAGGTGACAGTATGATAGAGGCCGGCATTCTCGACGGAGACCTTGTGATTGTACGGCGTCAGAACGTGGCTCGAAATGGGGATATTGTCGTTGCGATGACGGAAGAGGATGAAGCGACAGTGAAGCGATTCTTTAAAGAAGCCAACTACGTCCGTCTGCAACCGGAAAACTCTTCAATGCAGCCCATCCTGGTTAACCAGGTGACGATTCTCGGCAAAGTGGTCGGGGTGTTTCGAAATTTGGAATAGCGACAACAAACCGGACTCAAAAAGCCGAACCCAAAGCGGGTTCGGCTTTTATTTTGAGATGTTGCGACACCTAAAAGGGGGCGAAGCGGGCTCGGAGCATTACGTCAATCCGACCCAGTCCGGTTTGGCCACTGCCTGCCAGCGTGCACGAATCGATGGATACTCTGCTTGGCCCAATGCTCCTTTATTCGCCATCACTGCATTTTGCCTGTAACGACCCGATTTGGCGGTACCGACAATCGCAGTGCCTATGCCCGGAACGCTGAGCGTAAAACGTAGAGCGTGAGCAATGGAATCTTCCACATCCCATTGTAAGAAATCGTAATCAAGGTCCTGCAAACGATGCCAATAGGGGCGCGCATATTCACTGACGGGTGGTGCTCCGGTTACCCATGCTGCGTTGGCAATCGGTCGCTTGGCAATCACACCCATCCCTTGCTCCATCGCCTTCGGAATGGTTAATTCGATGGCCTCCTGGTCTGCGATATTGAGTGACGTTTCGAGACTGTCAAACAGCCCCGATTCCACAGCCCACAGAGCTGCCCTGCCATCTCCACTGTAGCCGATATAACGGGTCTTGCCCTCCTGCTTGGCGCGTTGGAGTACGTCAATTACGTCGCCCTGTTTCAGAATGTCTTCCCGGCAGCTGTGTAAATGAATCACATCCACGTAATCGGTGCGAAGTCTTTTGAGACTCCTGTCAATCTGCTCCGACAACATCTTTGGGTCCCAATCCGTTCCGTTCATGCCAGATGCGTGACCACATTTCGTGAACAGGTAGTACTCTCTGCGGCGCTGTGCGACCGTCTGGCCGATTAACTCTTCACTGCCTGCGTAACATTCAGCTGTATCAATCACATTTAAACCCGATTCCAGAGCGTTGCTAAGCAGGCGTTCAACATCAGAAGCGTCGGCATGCTGAAACCCAATTTCTGCACCACCAAATCCCAGAACACTGACTTGCATATCTGTTTGGCCATATTGACGTTTCTCCATACACATCTCCCCTTCTGTTTGGGAACAAACCCTTGGTCGTCCAGCGTGCATGTTCGACGCCTGCAATTCTCACCCCATCATCATAGCGAAAGACATAGGTTCGACAAAATGCCATCCGTTATGCCTATCCAAGACATCCATTCAATGTCCGATTCGCTTCAGAATGATTCTTTCACTTCCGTCTTCTCTGTTGCATATAAATCGTACAGTTTGATTCGTTTCCACCCGCCATGAAAGTAATACGCCAACAGCAAGATATCATTGACAATGAACCCCATTGGGAAACTCCACCAAATCCATTCAATCCCAGAATGGTGTGCCAAAATGTACGAAAACGGTATTCGAACGATCCACAGGGACACGAATGAAATCAAAAGCGGAAACAACACGGCCCCCGTAGAACGCACAGTACTCACGATAATATTCATGACGCCAAACAAAATGAAGCTCCAAGCCGTCACGTCATTGATATGCATGCCGAGGGCTATAACGGATGGGTCCGTCACAAATAAGTGCAAGACGTCTCTGTTGAACAAGTAAACCAGTCCAGCGAGGCCCCCCGTCATGACCACGTTGTACAGCAGACCGGCTTCGAATGTGCGCTTTACTCTGTCCCACTGGTTGGCACCAACATTTTGGGAACAAATGTTCGAAACAGAAGCACCAACAGCCAGGGCCGGCATGCTGATGTAATTTGTGATGTTCATGGAAGCGCTAAACGCGGCAACGGCTGTTGAACCAAAAGTATTGACTAAATTGATTAACGCCATAGAACTGGTAGACACGACTATCATCTGAAAGCCCATCATCATGCCGCGTTGCAGCATGAGCTTCATTAGACTGGCGCTCGGTCGTAAGTAACGAAGTTCTTTGCCGTAAAGCGACAGTGGGTGTCTCCGGTAGTACAAGAAGAGAATCAAACACAATAAGCCGGTTACCTGTGCAATTAAAGTTGCTGTAGCCGACCCCGCTATTCCCATCCTCGGAAACGGCCCGAGGCCAAATATCAGCACTGGATTCATCCCGGTGTCGATGACGATGGAGATGAGCAGAAAATAAAACGGTGTCTTTGAGTCACCGGCCCCCCGTAGGGCCATCGTTACAAAATTGTACAAGTTGGCAAATGTCACCGTGATCATAAAGATCCGCAAATAAACCGTCGCATATGGCATGACAGACCTCGGAGTATGCAAGAGGTCAAGGAGATTCGTTGCAAACACTTCGCTGAGCACGGTAACGACAACAGAGAACAAGACAAAAAACGTAAACCCGGTGCCAATCACGCGTTTCGCATCATCATACCGCCCGGCTCCGTAGTGCTGGCCAACAAAGATAGAGGAGGCCATTGCGATTCCAAACGTCAGACTGAATATGAGAAAGTTGATATTGTTCACATTCGCTGTGGCGGCGAAGGCGTCCGCACCAAGGTAGTGGCCCACCCAAATGGAATTGATGGTGCCGTTTAACGATTGCAGGATGTTCCCGAACAACAAGGGCAAGGAGAAGAAAAAAACTGTTCGGTAAATGGAACCCTGTGTGAGTTGCTGATTCATACCCTTCCCCCTAAATAGGAACACATTTACCTACGCCAAACATCTCACTGTACAGAACGATTATAGATGATTGCCGCAATAAAGAAAGCGAGACTGTCGAGTTTCGACAGTCTCTGGAGACGCGCTATGCCGATGTATTTTCAGACCCGTAACAAAGCCGTCGGGACGGCTTGCACTACGACTCCTAGTACAGCGAGAGGTACTGGTCATTTTCCCACTGCGAAATCTGCGTACGGTAAATGTCCCACTCCATTCGTTTTGCTTCCACGAAGTGGTGGAACACATGATCTCCGAGCGCTTCCCGTACAACCTCGTCCGCTACAAGTGCATCGATGGCAGCACCGAGGTTTTCGGGGAGGTTCCAGATGCCGGCTTGGGATTTTTCCTCGGCCGTCATGATGTAAATGTTGCGATTCGTCGGTGCAGGCAGTGGCGTGTTGTTCTTGATGCCATCCAACCCACTCGCCAACATGGCGGCAATCCCAAGGTACGGGTTGGCCGATGGGTCTGGGCTGCGCACTTCAATTCGTGTGCTCATACCGCGGGCAGCAGGAATTCGGACCAGCGGTGACCTGTTCTTCAGCGACCAAGCAACGTAACACGGGGCTTCGAAGCCAGGAACGAGACGCTTGTACGAGTTCACAAGCGGGTTCGTCACCGCGGTGAATCCCATGGCATGATTGAGGATACCTGCGAGGAAAGCGCGGGCCGTCTCACTGAGTCCCATGTCATCTTTCGCATCGTAAAACGAGTTTGTGCCGTGTTTAAAGAGGGACATGTGGCAATGCATGCCCGATCCGTTAATCCCATACACAGGCTTCGGCATGAAGGTCGCGTGGAGTCCGTACTGACGGGCAATGGTCTTCACGACGAGACGGAATGTCGCGATGTTGTCGGCGGTCTCGAGAGCATCCG
The Alicyclobacillus curvatus genome window above contains:
- a CDS encoding glycine--tRNA ligase, whose translation is MAVTMEQLVALAKHRGFIFPGSDIYGGLANTWDYGPLGSELKNNIKRAWWRRFIQQTPMNVGLDTAILMNRDVWVASGHVGNFNDPMVDCRQCKARHRADKLIETALEAQGVEMVVDGLPFSKMEELLQEYHVKCPECGSTDFTNVRQFNMMFKTHQGVTDDAVNEIYLRPETAQGIFVNFKHVMRTMRKRLPFGIGQIGKSFRNEITPGNFIFRTREFEQMELEFFCEPGTDMEWFEHWRHLCHEWVLSIGLREENLRLRDHEQAQLSHYSKATTDVEYQFPFGWGELLGVANRTNYDLTQHATHAHQDFTIEEEGKEPFIPFVIEPSIGVDRLLLAVFADAYEEQTLEGGDVRTVLHFHPALAPFKAAVFPLSKKLGEGAEAIYQQLAAEFRVDYDDSGSIGKRYRRHDEIGTPYCITYDFQSEEDKSVTIRDRDSMSQVRIPIAELNTWLRERVNG
- a CDS encoding HAD family hydrolase, with amino-acid sequence MNYRAVFLDIDGTLVTDRQLVSSAEEVVQRLKGKGYKVALCTGRSTVHTNGVKHHLGIDNAVYFNGGLAVMRDDVTLSMPLEQSTVERILQLTREHQQPLIFHTQNRTLSLEEIPAEYQPILESYEFPPIERTTVEEVLSGTVGQIYQANVFTTREFDRTFGERIPKCLVYRWNRNAIDLQRLGCDKSIGAQTLLEKWNIPPAHAIHVGDGGNDIGMFQAMGLSIAMGNASDEVKAHANVVTDRAENDGVLKALENLRLI
- a CDS encoding LysM peptidoglycan-binding domain-containing protein, producing MESTSQVQSYRFTNADGEGVRNRFTKGKPSTKAISMRTRSMRRTMAIIVLAIMWAWALFSALHHSAGIASAETTGRPYVVHEGDTLWSIAQKEDTFGVDTRTVVLQIMQFNHMSDAQIQPGETLLLPRGR
- the lexA gene encoding transcriptional repressor LexA, yielding MSGLSHRQEQILQYIRRSVRERGYPPSVREIGEAVGLASSSTVHGHLARLQAKGYLRRDPTKPRAIELLEDASTSGTERPLGKSFSVNRADAPYMLAPIVGKVTAGQPITAIEHIEEYFPLPKSMAPEEDVFLLTVQGDSMIEAGILDGDLVIVRRQNVARNGDIVVAMTEEDEATVKRFFKEANYVRLQPENSSMQPILVNQVTILGKVVGVFRNLE
- a CDS encoding aldo/keto reductase; this translates as MEKRQYGQTDMQVSVLGFGGAEIGFQHADASDVERLLSNALESGLNVIDTAECYAGSEELIGQTVAQRRREYYLFTKCGHASGMNGTDWDPKMLSEQIDRSLKRLRTDYVDVIHLHSCREDILKQGDVIDVLQRAKQEGKTRYIGYSGDGRAALWAVESGLFDSLETSLNIADQEAIELTIPKAMEQGMGVIAKRPIANAAWVTGAPPVSEYARPYWHRLQDLDYDFLQWDVEDSIAHALRFTLSVPGIGTAIVGTAKSGRYRQNAVMANKGALGQAEYPSIRARWQAVAKPDWVGLT
- a CDS encoding MATE family efflux transporter: MNQQLTQGSIYRTVFFFSLPLLFGNILQSLNGTINSIWVGHYLGADAFAATANVNNINFLIFSLTFGIAMASSIFVGQHYGAGRYDDAKRVIGTGFTFFVLFSVVVTVLSEVFATNLLDLLHTPRSVMPYATVYLRIFMITVTFANLYNFVTMALRGAGDSKTPFYFLLISIVIDTGMNPVLIFGLGPFPRMGIAGSATATLIAQVTGLLCLILFLYYRRHPLSLYGKELRYLRPSASLMKLMLQRGMMMGFQMIVVSTSSMALINLVNTFGSTAVAAFSASMNITNYISMPALAVGASVSNICSQNVGANQWDRVKRTFEAGLLYNVVMTGGLAGLVYLFNRDVLHLFVTDPSVIALGMHINDVTAWSFILFGVMNIIVSTVRSTGAVLFPLLISFVSLWIVRIPFSYILAHHSGIEWIWWSFPMGFIVNDILLLAYYFHGGWKRIKLYDLYATEKTEVKESF
- the glnA gene encoding type I glutamate--ammonia ligase, translating into MRENFSKEDILRFAEEANVRYVRLQFTDLLGVIKNVEIPVDQLGKALDDKIMFDGSSIEGFVRIEESDMYLVPDRSTWLVFPWGHELGKVARLICDIHLPDGSPFPGDPRAVLKRVMKQAKDLGFDSFNVGPEPEFFLFKLDSEGKPTAEVNDEGGYFDWAPLDLGENCRRDITLTLESMGFEIEASHHEVAPGQHEIDFQYADALETADNIATFRLVVKTIARQYGLHATFMPKPVYGINGSGMHCHMSLFKHGTNSFYDAKDDMGLSETARAFLAGILNHAMGFTAVTNPLVNSYKRLVPGFEAPCYVAWSLKNRSPLVRIPAARGMSTRIEVRSPDPSANPYLGIAAMLASGLDGIKNNTPLPAPTNRNIYIMTAEEKSQAGIWNLPENLGAAIDALVADEVVREALGDHVFHHFVEAKRMEWDIYRTQISQWENDQYLSLY